A DNA window from Corvus moneduloides isolate bCorMon1 chromosome 22, bCorMon1.pri, whole genome shotgun sequence contains the following coding sequences:
- the CFAP74 gene encoding cilia- and flagella-associated protein 74 isoform X2: protein MEDHETSYSEGEQQISPLVFLEEEEERGEEEEEESEEEEKEREEEEEERQEEEEKEDAAGQLPGVEEHWEEYELEEELAGGGKMENKDTSEDVGDQSDSSMQSSEHCLGNVGNIQPLKSADKIRISASQRNLQLLDDMIWEKELVVQKTSDTLSACRLRSRMLAKQLDHVDMEIEREEEAGNVAAVSRLQALSSRLCTELEREKELELRIALTLKQNLDEMWQIKTKQGKYDILREQLQKDEEELQMQYQEEREVRIWKEKITALQAERRRRTQEKREEEAQRECEERKKKILEDAKRNHEKAVCFLRQSMARIHEKNAKEEVKAQEHMERRIQAVLSLKTSITSNRERLQTLQILNKAKALEAKKEEMKMKETILAEGGNVIREIFLHKRQQEHEKKKEAFRELQKSRKMEIVSRILQEKASIHKQKKSQSPTKAIKARGKLEGPLLQRREAWQSEETCKHADGEISQSWRSPSVCSLAGERTAPQGESSENRPQDVLWESDDEDTERDQTLLVPEFPGLWSQQYDLHNVPKAEDPTRLAIRAMRKRMAEKKMEELRTGILHKQTVPGWGHKGCAFHSKPSCIHFKDFDVGQIYKKKIVLTNASYSVNYCRLVGISECLKDFINVHFDPPGKVSSGMSCEFLVTFKPMINEGLEGEVMFMAQTGPFSVPLKCTVKTCILALDKELIDFGSLVVGETISQTISLTNSGALGTRFKVQTSAGATSTLRATVKSAPARVVTQHSSACDPEEESSESPVAAGDQNKDCAAQEPKSSSAMEQLGQGELNTRSDLDTDNADNLVELSPKEIPVEIMLGKVTEGEIGPFSSVKIPVLFVPAVPGDVRAEFVIVFDNPDCKPLNFSAIGVSVDVPIWVPQPSVDLRICLYERLYQDSVEVRSRATTTLRLKFEVCRELSKHMELLPKTGYIQAQSSFSAQLKFLPRQSLPEDAGSYFNAETGILEVPVTILLVDKAKKVNFTVHAIVTTSDLEISPAQINFGYCTIYEAVQANVILTNKSILPQEFGFVGLPEFVEVQPNDGFGIILPLESLTLDIIFKATKAKEYSFELTCRTEINRQFKLSCKAVGVHPPLELSHSLVQFAATALNSMSSATLNVINSHVDGNPLTHPVPRIGSGDPVPVGPTSFEFHVPRDCPVTITPSVGTVLPGQKSSIRVSFSPALSDQQIGEEAARRLSAAAVPEAGVQSPLGKKKKDAKKEQKKSSVSIPGGKAGSRKSLTAVNSPKEPKPEELKPDSDSYRAAQASLMRSFRGSFNKYIIPCFVASGHATGEEGSGNLTCSPHNTLYLELHCPAVAPPVLITSDTGNNVANFGDIAVGQRMLKRITIENISPGKLELGFSVLNPNGPFLLVRAVGMLEPGESKPLILSFCPREDKWFLETLDIQVAKTNLSLRLSGHGVMPSTVCSVGEVLDMGYVMARDTVTSTVKIENTSTLTLPFSVQLESLSPARDRDRQKIPSFLTSSVQRTEIVGTQNYNGFSVFSVSPTGGKIEAGESQDFVVTFSPDHESLYYSDRLKVLLFGKQTAHEIQLKGAARDHPMFVEGGVPLDVPVESLAVTSPVASQKALERGPQEAVKSLLLLLEYVEGSAEPARAELTVGAMQSPLLAAKKTSDPPLVSALLTVKGDITESYRVLFMARVVSASAATD from the exons ATGGAAGATCATGAGACCAGTTATAGTGAGGGAGAACAGCAAATATCTCCTCTAGTGTTTctagaggaagaagaagaaagaggagaagaggaggaagaagaaagtgaagaggaggaaaaagaaagagaagaggaagaagaagaaaggcaagaagaggaagaaaaagaagatgcaGCTGGTCAGCTCCCTGGCGTGGAAGAACACTGGGAAG AATATGAGCTGGAAGAAGAATTGGCTGGTGGTGGCAAGATGGAAAACAAGGACACTTCTGAAGATGTCGGAGACCAGTCTGATTCTAGCAT GCAAAGCTCAGAACACTGTTTGGGCAATGTTGGTAACATTCAGCCTCTGAAGTCTGCAGACAAAATTCGCATATCAGCCTCACAGAGGAACCTCCAATTGCTCGATGACATGATCTGGGAAAAGGAACTGGTGGTCCAAAAAACCAG TGACACGCTGAGTGCCTGTCGGCTGCGGAGCAGGATGCTGGCAAAGCAGCTGGATCATGTAGACATGGAAatagagagagaggaggaggctggcaATGT CGCAGCCGTGTCCCGCCTGCAGGCCCTGAGCAGCCGATTGTGCActgagctggagagggagaaggagctggagttGAGAATTGCTTTGACACTAAAACAAAACTT GGATGAGATGTGGCAGATAAAAACTAAGCAGGGAAAATACGACATCCTCCGTGAACAACTTCAAAAAGATGAGGAGGAGCTACAGATGCAATAccaggaggaaagagaagtgaggatttggaaggaaaaaataacagcCCTGCAAGCAGAAAGGAGGCGTCGGACTCAAGAGAA aagagaggaggaagccCAGAGAGaatgtgaagaaagaaagaaaaaaatcctcgAGGATGCCAAAAGGAACCATGAGAAAGCAGTCTGCTTCCTGAGGCAAAGCATGGCAAG AattcatgaaaaaaatgcaaaggaagaAGTGAAAGCTCAGGAGCATATGGAGAGAAGGATACAAGCTGTGCTTTCCCTGAAAACCAGCATCACTTCCAACAGG GAAAGGCTCCAAACTCTCCAGATTTTGAACAAAGCAAAGGCCTTGGAGGCAAAGAAGGAGGagatgaaaatgaaggaaaccATCCTAGCAGAAGGAGGCAATGTTATCAGGGaaatttttctccataaacGACAGCAagagcatgaaaaaaagaaaga AGCTTTTAGAGAACTgcagaaatcaagaaaaatggagatTGTGTCTCgaattttgcaagaaaaagCTTCTAttcacaagcagaaaaaaagtcagtcCCCTACTAAGGCAATTAAGGCTCGTGGTAAACTTGAGGGTCCTTTACTGCAGAGACGGGAAGCCTGGCAAAGTGAGGAGACCTGCAAACATGCAGATGGAGAAATATCACAG TCGTGGCGCTCTCCGTCAGTTTGTTCCTTGGCTGGGGAGAGAACTGCTCCTCAGGGAGAGAGTTCTGAGAACAGACCCCAGGATGTGCTCTGGGAAAGTGATGATGAGGACACAGAGAGGGACCAGACCCTCCTAGTACCGGAGTTCCCAGGACTTTGGAGTCAACAATATGATTTGCACAAC GTACCCAAAGCAGAAGATCCAACACGGTTGGCTATAAGGGCAATGAGAAAAAGAAtggctgagaaaaaaatggaggaacTCCGAACTGGAATTCTTCACAAGCAAACTGTGCCTGGTTGGGGACATAAGGGCTGTGCTTTCCACAGCAAACCCAGCTGCATTCATTTCAAG gatttTGATGTTGGTCAAATCTACAAAAAGAAGATAGTTTTGACAAATGCATCCTACAGTGTTAATTACTGCAGGCTGGTGGGAATCAGTGAATGTCTCAAGGACTTCATCAATGTTCA TTTTGACCCACCTGGCAAAGTGTCTTCTGGGATGTCCTGTGAATTCCTGGTAACATTTAAGCCAATG ataaatgaagggctggaaggagaagTCATGTTTATGGCCCAGACAGGTCCTTTTTCTGTTCCACTGAAATGTACAGTCAAGACGTGCATT CTGGCTCTGGATAAAGAGCTCATTGACTTTGGCAGCCTTGTGGTGGGAGAGACAATTTCACAGACCATCAGCCTGACAAACAGCGGGGCTTTGGGAACCAGATTCAAAGTTCAGACGTCAGCAGGTGCCACAAGTACCCTCAGAGCAACAGTAAAATCTGCTCCTGCAAGAGTG GTCACTCAACATTCCAGTGCCTGTGACCCTGAAGAGGAAAGCAGCGAGAGTCCAGTGGCAGCTGGGGATCAAAACAAGGACTGTGCAGCCCAGGAGCCCAAGAGCAGCAGTGCCATGG aACAACTTGGTCAAGGAGAATTAAATACCAGATCAGATCTGGACACAGACAATGCAGATAATTTAGTGGAACTTTCTCCCAAAGAAATACCAGTTGAAATTATGCTTGGAAAG GTAACTGAGGGTGAGATTGGACCCTTCAGCTCAGTGAAAATTCCAGTCCTGTTTGTCCCAGCTGTCCCTGGAGATGTGAGGGCAGAGTTTGTGATTGTGTTTGACAACCCAGACTGCAAACCA ctgaACTTCAGTGCCATTGGAGTTTCCGTGGATGTGCCCATCTGGGTGCCCCAGCCCAGCGTGGACCTCAGGATCTGCCTGTACGAGCGGCTGTACCAGGACAGCGTCGAGGTGCGGAGCAG AGCAACAACCACGCTGCGTTTGAAGTTTGAGGTGTGCAGAGAATTGAGCAAGCACATGGAGCTGCTTCCAAAAACAGGCTACATCCAGGCTCAGTCATCCTTCAGCGCACAGCTCAAGTTCCTGCCCAG GCAGTCTCTTCCAGAAGATGCAGGGAGCTATTTCAATGCAGAGACAGGAATCCTGGAGGTCCCAGTGACAATCCTGCTCGTGGACAAG GctaaaaaagttaattttactGTCCATGCCATTGTTACTACTTCTGATTTGGAAATCAGCCCAGCACAGATCAACTTTGGATACTGCACGATCTATGAAGCTGTGCAGGCAAATGTCATCCTCACAAACAAATCCATCTTGCCACAGGAGTTTGGATTTGTGGGACTGCCAGAG TTTGTTGAAGTTCAACCCAACGATGGATTTGGAATTATTCTTCCCCTGGAAAGCCTGACATTGGACATAATCTTTAAAGCCACCAAGGCAAAAGAGTACAGCTTTGAGTTGACATGCAGGACAGAGATCAACAG acAATTCAAGCTGTCATGCAAAGCAGTTGGAGTCCACCCACCTCTTGAATTGTCTCATTCCTTGGTTCAGTTTGCTGCTACAGCCCTGAACTCCATGTCTTCAGCCACTCTGAATGTGATCAATTCCCACGTGGATGGGAACCCCCTCACTCACCCTGTCCCACGGATTGGCAGTGGGGACCCTGTCCCAGTTGGCCCCACTTCCTTTGAGTTCCACGTGCCCCGAGACTGTCCTGTGACTATTACACCTTCTGTGGGAACTGTGCTGCCTGGGCAG AAAAGCTCCATCCGAGTGTCCTTCAGCCCGGCGCTGTCGGATCAGCAAATCGGGGAAGAGGCAGCGCGGAGGCTCAGcgcagcagctgtgccagaggcagGAGTACAA TCTCCGCTgggcaaaaagaagaaagatgcaaagaaagagcaaaagaaatcaAGTGTTTCCATTCctggaggaaaggctggaagCAGGAAAAGCCTGACTGCTGTAAATAGCCCTAAAGAGCCAAAACCCGAAGAGTTAAAGCCTGA TTCTGATTCTTATAGGGCAGCCCAGGCTTCCCTGATGAGGAGTTTCAGAGGGAGCTTTAACAAATACATCATCCCATGCTTTGTTGCAAGTGGCCACGCCACTGGAGAGGAGGGCTCTGGGAACTTAACCTGCAG CCCTCACAACACCTTGTACCTGGAGCTGCACTGCCCCGCTGTAGCCCCGCCTGTTCTGATCACTTCCGACACCGGGAACAACGTGGCCAATTTTGGGGACATTGCTGTAG GCCAAAGAATGCTGAAGAGAATTACGATAGAGAACATCTCTCCAGGGAAGCTGGAA CTGGGATTCTCAGTTCTGAATCCCAATGGCCCCTTCCTGTTGGTCAGAGCAGTTGGAATGCTTGAGCCAGGTGAAAGTAAACCCCTCATCCTCTCTTTTTGTCCAAGGGAGGATAAATGG TTCTTGGAAACTCTGGACATCCAGGTGGCAAAAACCAACCTCAGCCTCCGCCTCTCCGGGCACGGGGTGATGCCAAGCACTGTGTGCTCCGTGGGAGAGGTGCTGGACATGGGATATGTCATGGCCAGGGACACGGTGACTTCCACAGTCAAG ATAGAGAACACTTCCACCCTGACCCTGCCGTTCTCCGTACAACTGGAGTCGCTCTCACCAGCGCGGGACAGAGACCGGCAGAAAATTCCATCCTTTCTTACATCCTCCGTGCAGAGAACGGAGATTGTTG GAACACAGAACTATAATGGCTTCAGTGTGTTCAGCGTCTCTCCAACAGGAGGAAAAATTGAGGCTGGGGAGAGCCAGGATTTTGTTGTTACTTTCAGCCCTGATCATGAAAGCCTCTACTACTCCGACCGTCTCAAGGTTCTGCTCTTTGGCAAG
- the CFAP74 gene encoding cilia- and flagella-associated protein 74 isoform X1, with amino-acid sequence MEDHETSYSEGEQQISPLVFLEEEEERGEEEEEESEEEEKEREEEEEERQEEEEKEDAAGQLPGVEEHWEEYELEEELAGGGKMENKDTSEDVGDQSDSSMQSSEHCLGNVGNIQPLKSADKIRISASQRNLQLLDDMIWEKELVVQKTSDTLSACRLRSRMLAKQLDHVDMEIEREEEAGNVAAVSRLQALSSRLCTELEREKELELRIALTLKQNLDEMWQIKTKQGKYDILREQLQKDEEELQMQYQEEREVRIWKEKITALQAERRRRTQEKREEEAQRECEERKKKILEDAKRNHEKAVCFLRQSMARIHEKNAKEEVKAQEHMERRIQAVLSLKTSITSNRERLQTLQILNKAKALEAKKEEMKMKETILAEGGNVIREIFLHKRQQEHEKKKEAFRELQKSRKMEIVSRILQEKASIHKQKKSQSPTKAIKARGKLEGPLLQRREAWQSEETCKHADGEISQSWRSPSVCSLAGERTAPQGESSENRPQDVLWESDDEDTERDQTLLVPEFPGLWSQQYDLHNVPKAEDPTRLAIRAMRKRMAEKKMEELRTGILHKQTVPGWGHKGCAFHSKPSCIHFKDFDVGQIYKKKIVLTNASYSVNYCRLVGISECLKDFINVHFDPPGKVSSGMSCEFLVTFKPMINEGLEGEVMFMAQTGPFSVPLKCTVKTCILALDKELIDFGSLVVGETISQTISLTNSGALGTRFKVQTSAGATSTLRATVKSAPARVVTQHSSACDPEEESSESPVAAGDQNKDCAAQEPKSSSAMEQLGQGELNTRSDLDTDNADNLVELSPKEIPVEIMLGKVTEGEIGPFSSVKIPVLFVPAVPGDVRAEFVIVFDNPDCKPLNFSAIGVSVDVPIWVPQPSVDLRICLYERLYQDSVEVRSRATTTLRLKFEVCRELSKHMELLPKTGYIQAQSSFSAQLKFLPRQSLPEDAGSYFNAETGILEVPVTILLVDKAKKVNFTVHAIVTTSDLEISPAQINFGYCTIYEAVQANVILTNKSILPQEFGFVGLPEFVEVQPNDGFGIILPLESLTLDIIFKATKAKEYSFELTCRTEINRQFKLSCKAVGVHPPLELSHSLVQFAATALNSMSSATLNVINSHVDGNPLTHPVPRIGSGDPVPVGPTSFEFHVPRDCPVTITPSVGTVLPGQKSSIRVSFSPALSDQQIGEEAARRLSAAAVPEAGVQSPLGKKKKDAKKEQKKSSVSIPGGKAGSRKSLTAVNSPKEPKPEELKPDSDSYRAAQASLMRSFRGSFNKYIIPCFVASGHATGEEGSGNLTCSPHNTLYLELHCPAVAPPVLITSDTGNNVANFGDIAVGQRMLKRITIENISPGKLELGFSVLNPNGPFLLVRAVGMLEPGESKPLILSFCPREDKWFLETLDIQVAKTNLSLRLSGHGVMPSTVCSVGEVLDMGYVMARDTVTSTVKIENTSTLTLPFSVQLESLSPARDRDRQKIPSFLTSSVQRTEIVGTQNYNGFSVFSVSPTGGKIEAGESQDFVVTFSPDHESLYYSDRLKVLLFGKQTAHEIQLKGAARDHPMFVEGGVPLDVPVESLAVTSPVASQKALERGPQEAVKSLLLLLEYVEGSAEPARAELTVGAMQSPLLAAKKAVEFSLDNAPELQRAGFALDGPKGALERGQLRRIGVSWVPPADLQTSDPPLVSALLTVKGDITESYRVLFMARVVSASAATD; translated from the exons ATGGAAGATCATGAGACCAGTTATAGTGAGGGAGAACAGCAAATATCTCCTCTAGTGTTTctagaggaagaagaagaaagaggagaagaggaggaagaagaaagtgaagaggaggaaaaagaaagagaagaggaagaagaagaaaggcaagaagaggaagaaaaagaagatgcaGCTGGTCAGCTCCCTGGCGTGGAAGAACACTGGGAAG AATATGAGCTGGAAGAAGAATTGGCTGGTGGTGGCAAGATGGAAAACAAGGACACTTCTGAAGATGTCGGAGACCAGTCTGATTCTAGCAT GCAAAGCTCAGAACACTGTTTGGGCAATGTTGGTAACATTCAGCCTCTGAAGTCTGCAGACAAAATTCGCATATCAGCCTCACAGAGGAACCTCCAATTGCTCGATGACATGATCTGGGAAAAGGAACTGGTGGTCCAAAAAACCAG TGACACGCTGAGTGCCTGTCGGCTGCGGAGCAGGATGCTGGCAAAGCAGCTGGATCATGTAGACATGGAAatagagagagaggaggaggctggcaATGT CGCAGCCGTGTCCCGCCTGCAGGCCCTGAGCAGCCGATTGTGCActgagctggagagggagaaggagctggagttGAGAATTGCTTTGACACTAAAACAAAACTT GGATGAGATGTGGCAGATAAAAACTAAGCAGGGAAAATACGACATCCTCCGTGAACAACTTCAAAAAGATGAGGAGGAGCTACAGATGCAATAccaggaggaaagagaagtgaggatttggaaggaaaaaataacagcCCTGCAAGCAGAAAGGAGGCGTCGGACTCAAGAGAA aagagaggaggaagccCAGAGAGaatgtgaagaaagaaagaaaaaaatcctcgAGGATGCCAAAAGGAACCATGAGAAAGCAGTCTGCTTCCTGAGGCAAAGCATGGCAAG AattcatgaaaaaaatgcaaaggaagaAGTGAAAGCTCAGGAGCATATGGAGAGAAGGATACAAGCTGTGCTTTCCCTGAAAACCAGCATCACTTCCAACAGG GAAAGGCTCCAAACTCTCCAGATTTTGAACAAAGCAAAGGCCTTGGAGGCAAAGAAGGAGGagatgaaaatgaaggaaaccATCCTAGCAGAAGGAGGCAATGTTATCAGGGaaatttttctccataaacGACAGCAagagcatgaaaaaaagaaaga AGCTTTTAGAGAACTgcagaaatcaagaaaaatggagatTGTGTCTCgaattttgcaagaaaaagCTTCTAttcacaagcagaaaaaaagtcagtcCCCTACTAAGGCAATTAAGGCTCGTGGTAAACTTGAGGGTCCTTTACTGCAGAGACGGGAAGCCTGGCAAAGTGAGGAGACCTGCAAACATGCAGATGGAGAAATATCACAG TCGTGGCGCTCTCCGTCAGTTTGTTCCTTGGCTGGGGAGAGAACTGCTCCTCAGGGAGAGAGTTCTGAGAACAGACCCCAGGATGTGCTCTGGGAAAGTGATGATGAGGACACAGAGAGGGACCAGACCCTCCTAGTACCGGAGTTCCCAGGACTTTGGAGTCAACAATATGATTTGCACAAC GTACCCAAAGCAGAAGATCCAACACGGTTGGCTATAAGGGCAATGAGAAAAAGAAtggctgagaaaaaaatggaggaacTCCGAACTGGAATTCTTCACAAGCAAACTGTGCCTGGTTGGGGACATAAGGGCTGTGCTTTCCACAGCAAACCCAGCTGCATTCATTTCAAG gatttTGATGTTGGTCAAATCTACAAAAAGAAGATAGTTTTGACAAATGCATCCTACAGTGTTAATTACTGCAGGCTGGTGGGAATCAGTGAATGTCTCAAGGACTTCATCAATGTTCA TTTTGACCCACCTGGCAAAGTGTCTTCTGGGATGTCCTGTGAATTCCTGGTAACATTTAAGCCAATG ataaatgaagggctggaaggagaagTCATGTTTATGGCCCAGACAGGTCCTTTTTCTGTTCCACTGAAATGTACAGTCAAGACGTGCATT CTGGCTCTGGATAAAGAGCTCATTGACTTTGGCAGCCTTGTGGTGGGAGAGACAATTTCACAGACCATCAGCCTGACAAACAGCGGGGCTTTGGGAACCAGATTCAAAGTTCAGACGTCAGCAGGTGCCACAAGTACCCTCAGAGCAACAGTAAAATCTGCTCCTGCAAGAGTG GTCACTCAACATTCCAGTGCCTGTGACCCTGAAGAGGAAAGCAGCGAGAGTCCAGTGGCAGCTGGGGATCAAAACAAGGACTGTGCAGCCCAGGAGCCCAAGAGCAGCAGTGCCATGG aACAACTTGGTCAAGGAGAATTAAATACCAGATCAGATCTGGACACAGACAATGCAGATAATTTAGTGGAACTTTCTCCCAAAGAAATACCAGTTGAAATTATGCTTGGAAAG GTAACTGAGGGTGAGATTGGACCCTTCAGCTCAGTGAAAATTCCAGTCCTGTTTGTCCCAGCTGTCCCTGGAGATGTGAGGGCAGAGTTTGTGATTGTGTTTGACAACCCAGACTGCAAACCA ctgaACTTCAGTGCCATTGGAGTTTCCGTGGATGTGCCCATCTGGGTGCCCCAGCCCAGCGTGGACCTCAGGATCTGCCTGTACGAGCGGCTGTACCAGGACAGCGTCGAGGTGCGGAGCAG AGCAACAACCACGCTGCGTTTGAAGTTTGAGGTGTGCAGAGAATTGAGCAAGCACATGGAGCTGCTTCCAAAAACAGGCTACATCCAGGCTCAGTCATCCTTCAGCGCACAGCTCAAGTTCCTGCCCAG GCAGTCTCTTCCAGAAGATGCAGGGAGCTATTTCAATGCAGAGACAGGAATCCTGGAGGTCCCAGTGACAATCCTGCTCGTGGACAAG GctaaaaaagttaattttactGTCCATGCCATTGTTACTACTTCTGATTTGGAAATCAGCCCAGCACAGATCAACTTTGGATACTGCACGATCTATGAAGCTGTGCAGGCAAATGTCATCCTCACAAACAAATCCATCTTGCCACAGGAGTTTGGATTTGTGGGACTGCCAGAG TTTGTTGAAGTTCAACCCAACGATGGATTTGGAATTATTCTTCCCCTGGAAAGCCTGACATTGGACATAATCTTTAAAGCCACCAAGGCAAAAGAGTACAGCTTTGAGTTGACATGCAGGACAGAGATCAACAG acAATTCAAGCTGTCATGCAAAGCAGTTGGAGTCCACCCACCTCTTGAATTGTCTCATTCCTTGGTTCAGTTTGCTGCTACAGCCCTGAACTCCATGTCTTCAGCCACTCTGAATGTGATCAATTCCCACGTGGATGGGAACCCCCTCACTCACCCTGTCCCACGGATTGGCAGTGGGGACCCTGTCCCAGTTGGCCCCACTTCCTTTGAGTTCCACGTGCCCCGAGACTGTCCTGTGACTATTACACCTTCTGTGGGAACTGTGCTGCCTGGGCAG AAAAGCTCCATCCGAGTGTCCTTCAGCCCGGCGCTGTCGGATCAGCAAATCGGGGAAGAGGCAGCGCGGAGGCTCAGcgcagcagctgtgccagaggcagGAGTACAA TCTCCGCTgggcaaaaagaagaaagatgcaaagaaagagcaaaagaaatcaAGTGTTTCCATTCctggaggaaaggctggaagCAGGAAAAGCCTGACTGCTGTAAATAGCCCTAAAGAGCCAAAACCCGAAGAGTTAAAGCCTGA TTCTGATTCTTATAGGGCAGCCCAGGCTTCCCTGATGAGGAGTTTCAGAGGGAGCTTTAACAAATACATCATCCCATGCTTTGTTGCAAGTGGCCACGCCACTGGAGAGGAGGGCTCTGGGAACTTAACCTGCAG CCCTCACAACACCTTGTACCTGGAGCTGCACTGCCCCGCTGTAGCCCCGCCTGTTCTGATCACTTCCGACACCGGGAACAACGTGGCCAATTTTGGGGACATTGCTGTAG GCCAAAGAATGCTGAAGAGAATTACGATAGAGAACATCTCTCCAGGGAAGCTGGAA CTGGGATTCTCAGTTCTGAATCCCAATGGCCCCTTCCTGTTGGTCAGAGCAGTTGGAATGCTTGAGCCAGGTGAAAGTAAACCCCTCATCCTCTCTTTTTGTCCAAGGGAGGATAAATGG TTCTTGGAAACTCTGGACATCCAGGTGGCAAAAACCAACCTCAGCCTCCGCCTCTCCGGGCACGGGGTGATGCCAAGCACTGTGTGCTCCGTGGGAGAGGTGCTGGACATGGGATATGTCATGGCCAGGGACACGGTGACTTCCACAGTCAAG ATAGAGAACACTTCCACCCTGACCCTGCCGTTCTCCGTACAACTGGAGTCGCTCTCACCAGCGCGGGACAGAGACCGGCAGAAAATTCCATCCTTTCTTACATCCTCCGTGCAGAGAACGGAGATTGTTG GAACACAGAACTATAATGGCTTCAGTGTGTTCAGCGTCTCTCCAACAGGAGGAAAAATTGAGGCTGGGGAGAGCCAGGATTTTGTTGTTACTTTCAGCCCTGATCATGAAAGCCTCTACTACTCCGACCGTCTCAAGGTTCTGCTCTTTGGCAAG